Proteins encoded together in one Coffea arabica cultivar ET-39 chromosome 2c, Coffea Arabica ET-39 HiFi, whole genome shotgun sequence window:
- the LOC113733446 gene encoding uncharacterized protein — translation MTCTYCFKVFHGGGIHRMKQHLAGVTGSVTSCPNVDPAVRLAILTCLQENDKKSKEKRGDFGVESPFGQPVHEFVGDEVQEVPPPRIREISMNEAGTSLGKGKRKTTAPTGIHAFFKGGRDSAQPTIKACLQSKDKWQNTDMAIALWFYDACIPINAVNSPFFQKAIDQIASMGHGYKAPSYHSLRVTLLRDAKKDVQLVVDSFRNTWAETGCTIMGDGWKDSRQRPLINFLVYCPKGISFIKSIDASDIVTNAENLCNLFAEIVEMVGSKNVVHLVTDNASNYKAAGTLLNERYPTICWSPCAAHCINLILKDIGEMGTVKSLVALAATVTVFVYNHKYVLNWLRKTNGWREIIRPGETRFATTFIALKSLHDHKDSLQALVTSGDYKKFLKMNKGKEVKQIVLDDRFWNNCLITVRIMGPIIRLLRVCDTDERPSLGYVYEGMFRAITGIKKLFRSSERLYKPYIDIINDRWDRMLRKNLHATAYFLNPAFQYDTATFSTHPEITNGLLDYIESKVDWCSVENLTREIGMYREREGSFGRKLAILTSKKDRPENWWKLFGCDAPNLQKLAIRVLSQTASSSGCERNWSVFERIHTKKRNRLEHQRLNDLDNLRLQYRHNQQKRSYDPVDYESIDKTEFWVVEEEQEGELDYEELEEELEELPIHGQCSNSEQLEG, via the exons atGACATGCACTTATTGTTTTAAAGTGTTTCATGGGGGTGGCATCCACCGAATGAAGCAACACTTGGCAGGAGTAACGGGCAGTGTTACTTCATGTCCAAATGTTGATCCAGCAGTGAGGCTTGCAATATTAACATGTTTgcaagaaaatgataaaaaatctaaagaaaaaagaggagatTTTGGGGTTGAAAGTCCTTTTGGTCAACCAGTGCACGAATTTGTCGGTGATGAAGTGCAAGAGGTTCCACCTCCTCGAATAAGGGAAATTTCAATGAATGAGGCTGGTACATCATTAGgtaaaggaaagagaaaaaccaCTGCCCCTACAGGTATTCATGCTTTCTTTAAGGGTGGACGTGATAGTGCTCAACCTACTATCAAAGCTTGTTTGCAAAGTAAGGATAAATGGCAAAATACTGATATGGCCATTGCTCTTTGGTTCTATGATGCATGTATTCCCATTAATGCTGTTAAttctccattttttcaaaaagctATCGATCAAATTGCATCAATGGGTCATGGTTATAAAGCTCCATCTTATCATTCCTTGCGAGTCACTTTGTTGCGAGATGCTAAGAAAGATGTGCAGTTAGTTGTTGATTCATTTCGAAATACTTGGGCTGAAACTGGATGCACTATAATGGGTGATGGATGGAAAGATAGTAGACAAAGACCATTGattaattttctggtttattgTCCTAAGGGTATATCTTTTATCAAGTCTATAGATGCATCGGACATTGTGACAAATGCAGAAAATTTGTGCAATCTGTTTGCTGAAATTGTTGAAATGGTTGGTTCAAAAAATGTGGTGCATTTAGTCACTGATAATGCTAGCAATTATAAGGCTGCTGGAACtttattaaatgaaagataTCCAACTATTTGCTGGTCTCCATGTGCTGCCCATTGTATCAATTTGATTTTGAAGGATATTGGTGAAATGGGTACTGTTAAATCTCTAGTGGCTCTTGCTGCTACAGTAACTGTTTTTGTGTATAATCATAAATATGTTCTAAATTGGCTGAGAAAAACTAATGGGTGGAGGGAGATTATTCGTCCGGGGGAGACTCGATTTGCCACCACTTTTATTGCACTAAAGAGCTTACATGATCACAAAGACAGCTTACAAGCTTTAGTCACTAGCGGAGATTACAAAAAGTTCTTGAAAATGAACAAAGGAAAAGAGGTCAAACAAATTGTTTTGGATGATAGATTTTGGAATAATTGTTTGATTACGGTGAGAATAATGGGTCCTATTATTCGGTTGTTGAGAGTTTGTGACACTGATGAAAGGCCTTCTTTGGGGTATGTGTATGAAGGTATGTTTAGAGCAATTACTGGAATCAAGAAGTTGTTCAGGAGTAGTGAAAGACTATATAAGCCTTACATTGATATCATCAATGACCGATGGGATAGGATGTTGAGGAAAAATTTGCATGCTACGGCATATTTTTTAAATCCCGCTTTTCAATATGACACCGCCACATTCTCTACACATCCAGAAATTACAAATGGTTTGTTGGATTACATAGAATCAAAGGTGGATTGGTGTAGTGTGGAAAATTTAACAAGAGAAATTGGAATGTATCGAGAGCGGGAGGGAAGTTTTGGCAGAAAACTTGCTATTCTTACTAGCAAGAAAGATAGACCAg AGAATTGGTGGAAGCTCTTTGGTTGTGATGCTCCCAACTTACAAAAACTTGCAATTCGGGTTTTGAGTCAAACAGCTTCTTCTTCAGGATGTGAGCGTAATTGGAGTGTTTTTGAACGTATTCATACTAAGAAAAGGAATAGGTTGGAGCATCAAAGGCTCAATGATCTTGACAATTTGCGTTTGCAGTATAG gCATAATCAGCAAAAGAGATCGTATGATCCCGTTGATTATGAGTCAATTGATAAAACAGAATTTTGGGTGGTTGAAGAAGAACAGGAAGGGGAGCTTGATTATGAGGAGTTAGAGGAAGAGCTTGAAGAACTTCCAATTCATGGTCAATGTTCAAATTCTGAACAACTTGAAGGTTAG